From one Mytilus edulis chromosome 1, xbMytEdul2.2, whole genome shotgun sequence genomic stretch:
- the LOC139522460 gene encoding transmembrane protein 214-like yields the protein MASTTASWEVVGKGKKTKSQIPHLTRQDKKNFVDNMPRIEANAPLQESTTMYQAFIEKELRANGINNAKTSPKDTTNKNVNNKKPNQPKKKKSDQDKKKKVITLDEAIKTITQDEVSSLLTMTQTRFPDSIDVWLKDLASFLNLKLEDVQETTDPLFTGKPKEYPANKLNSNCQEMIRCTISEAPAETQEHMFYHCVQMMLESSKVHSTYGYRVFLQLLVQVKPSVVISKLQQYEELVSTNTNNPKKCLSILWALSQSARDFKCGLRIWFKVMLPSLSCKGLAPFCVEYLENLFKRHTDMKRVYGEVSVREYFHMMDAVFEDHHFSNELKKKLVALYPKMKNVAFGGKNPPAARTVFPSYLTRLTQKCSKDMKTELFNCLINCLVTDKQCYSVWCQMYTNKLLPSSILLQHLLQNWNKLRSKLDKKLLQQTLRSFSITNDELAAQGKNSMEGYGQCSTACRDLLLEMEQTRFPWFWLIFLLCGVVSAIVAYDLFSSPSVKESKTMRFMENYGVLGFVEQVWGRLTTYYGIVYGWLSVNVPLYYGKVEAVVRPQVNKMVEVTTTMWVKLVDVTAPYREWLIIKLIAGWHWVYSLSPEFFNQLGNYISIAWSWVWDNVLLIYGHAAKLFLTTYKWLEQNLILNNFTAKSLQQMYSTGISAIQNTTMTFVQWCGQMIKTTT from the exons cTCCTCTTCAAGAGTCGACTACCATGTACCAAGCTTTCATTGAGAAAGAACTGAGAGCAAATGGAATTAATAATGCCAAAACCTCACCAAAGGATACTACTAACAAGAATGTTAATAACAAGAAACCTAACCAACCAAAGAAAAAGAAGAGTGACCAAGACAAAAAGAAGAAAGTCATTACTTTAGACGAAGCCATTAAAACG ATAACCCAGGATGAAGTTTCATCTTTACTTACGATGACCCAGACGAGGTTTCCTGATAGCATTGATGTTTGGCTGAAGGATCTAGCATCATTTCTTAACTTGAAACTTGAAGATGTCCAAGAAACAACTGACCCTTTATTTACTGGAAAACCAAAAG AATATCCCGCCAATAAACTGAACAGTAACTGCCAAGAGATGATCAGATGTACCATTAGTGAAGCACCAGCTGAAACCCAGGAACACATGTTCTATCACTGTGTACAGATGATGTTAGAATCATCTAAAG TCCATTCTACGTATGGATACAGAGTGTTTTTACAACTTCTTGTTCAAGTGAAGCCAAGTGTGGTAATATCAAAGTTACAACAG TATGAAGAGTTGGTTTCCACCAACACCAACAACCCAAAGAAGTGTTTGTCTATCTTGTGGGCCCTCAGCCAATCTGCCAGAGATTTCAAGTGTGGATTGAGGATCTGGTTCAAAGTAATGCTTCCTTCTCTCAGCTGTAAAGGACTTGCTCCATTCTGTGTGGAATATCTGGAAAATCTTTTCAA GAGGCATACAGATATGAAGAGAGTTTATGGTGAAGTTTCAGTGAGGGAGTATTTTCATATGATGGATGCTGTTTTTGAGGACCACCATTTCTCTAATGAGCTCAAGAAGAAACTGGTAGCTCTCTATCCTAAGATGAAG AATGTAGCCTTTGGTGGAAAGAATCCTCCAGCAGCAAGAACAGTCTTCCCATCTTATTTAACTAGACTGACACAGAAATGTTCCAAGGATATGAAAACAGAG CTGTTCAATTGTCTGATCAACTGTCTGGTGACTGATAAACAATGCTACAGTGTGTGGTGTCAGATGTATACTAACAAATTACTTCCTTCAAG cATATTGTTACAACATTTACTACAGAATTGGAATAAATTGAGATCTAAGCTTGATAAGAAGTtgcttcagcagacattgaggtCGTTCTCTATTACCAATGATGAGTTGGCTGCACAAGGCAAGAACAGTATGGAAGGATATGGACAGTGTTCTACTGCTTGCAGG GATCTGCTACTTGAGATGGAACAGACAAGATTTCCCTGGTTTTGGTTGATCTTTCTTCTGTGTGGAGTTGTCTCAGCTATAGTGGCATATGACTTGTTCTCAAGTCCAAGTGTTAAAG aatCCAAGACTATGAGATTTATGGAGAACTATGGGGTACTTGGATTTGTAGAACAGGTTTGGGGAAGGCTGACTACGTATTATGGCATTGTATATGG CTGGTTGAGTGTCAACGTACCATTGTACTATGGCAAAGTAGAAGCCGTTGTTAGACCACAAGTCAACAAAATGGTAGAGGTCACTACCACCATGTGGGTCAAACTTGTGGATGTGACAGCACCTTATAGAGAATGGCTAATCATCAAATTAATTGCAGGATGGCATTGG gtATACTCACTATCACCGGAGTTTTTCAACCAGTTAGGAAATTATATTTCTATAGCCTGGAGTTGGGTCTGGGACAATGTCCTATTAATATATGGCCATGCGGCTAAATTATTTTTAACCACCTATAAGTGGTTGGAACAAAATTTAATATT AAACAATTTTACAGCTAAGTCTTTACAACAGATGTATTCAACAGGAATCTCAGCCATACAGAATACTACCATGACATTTGTACAATGGTGTGGACAGATGATAAAGACAACTACATGA